TTTCCTTGACATGCCACTCCCACTATCATAGACTGGCAATACCTGCTTGATGATGTCGCCACAAACGTCATCGACCATAGTGTAGCCCCGCGGAGCCGGCTGTCCAAAACCGATCATGTAATATGAGTCAGTGTATAAGTAAGGTCTCATTTGATACAACTCAACTTCACTGGCTAAATTGTTAATTATTTTTAACGGAGATGGtaccgcctctaaaaatggcaTTTCTAGAGGTCACTAAAAATGGTATCAGCCGAGACGGGTGGGTTACAACACCCACATCTATGAGTAAAGCTTTGATGAGATCATGAAAGTTATCAATGGTGCTGACAAGGCGGTGGCTCCTAGAAACACTGCACCGATGACTGGATGCCGGTGATAACATGGGGCATAGGTGCTCTAGTGTCTGTGTGCTCATCATCATGTACCACCACCAGCTGATGCTGCTGGAGCTGAGCCATGTAACCGGCCACCAGACGAGGATTACGTCCGAGTGCGAATGATTGTCGGGCCTTGTAGAATGCGGCATACTTGAAAACCAGTTTAGCAAACATAATGACATATAGTGGGGAAACAATAAAATAAAGGCCCTCTACTAAGAATGTAAGGTATGCAGTCCAGATTCTCTTAACCAAACTGCACTTGCATTGATACCAATGACTACCACGACTCCTGTCCACAGAAAGACTAGGAGGAGGTACCCCCCACTCATCGTCATAGCAATTAACTTGGCAGTGTAAAGCATGGGTGAGGTCATGAACACCATCAATGGTGGTGACAATAATGGAAACGATGGGGAGGACCATAGTAGTGGCTGCCAGTGCCAGCGGTACCATGGCGCGTAGGCGCCTACAATCACCACCAATCCCATCAAGATGGTGTTCAGCAACATGAGCAAGCTCGGTTGGTACGTTTTCCTTGACATGCCACTCCCACTATCATAGACCGACAATACCTGCTTGATGATGTCGCCACAAACGTCATCGACCATAGTGTAGCCTCGCGGAGCCAGCTGTCCAAAACCGATCATGTAATATGAGTCAGTGTATAAGTAAGGTCTCATTTGATACAGCTCAACTTCACTGGCTAAATTGTTAATCATTTTTAACGGAGATGGtaccgcctctaaaaatggcaTTTCTAGAGGTCACTAGAAATGGTATCAGCCGAGACGGGTGGGTTACAACACCCACATCTATGAGTAAAGCTTTGATGAGGTCATGAAAGCTATCAATGGTGATGACAAAGCGGTGGCTCCTAGAAACACTGCACCGATGACTGGATGCCGGTGATAACATGGGGCATAGGTGCTCTAGTGTCTGTGTGCTCATCATCATGTACCAccaccagctgctgctgctggagctgAGCCATGTAACCGGCCACTAGATGAGGATTACGTCCGAGTGCGAATGATCGTCGGGCCTTGTAGAATGCGGCATACTTGAAAACCAGTTTGGCAAACATAGTGACATATTGTGGGGAAACAATAAAATAAAGGCCCTTTGCTGAGAATGTAAGGTATGAAATCTAGATTCCCTTAACCAATGTTTCTGCCTTCTCTTGCATCACCAGCAACTACTGCACTTGCATTGATACCAATGACTACCACGACTCCTGTCCACAGAAAGACTAGGAGGAGGTGCCCCCACTCATCGTCATAGCAATTAACTTGGCAGCGTAAAGCGTGGATGAGGTCATGAACGCCATCAATGGTGGTGACATAATGGAAACGATGGGGAGGAACAGAGTAGTGGCTACCAGTACCGGCGGTACCATGGCGCGTAGGCGCCTACAATCACCACCAATCCCATCAAGATGGTGTTCAGCAACATGAGCAAGCTCGGTTGGTACGTTTTCCTTGACATGCCACTCCCACTATCATAGACCGGCAATACCTGCTTGACGATGTCGCCACAAACGTCATCGACCATAGTGTAGCCCCACGGAGCCAGCTGTCCAAAACCGATCATGTAATATGAGTCAGTGTATAAGTAAGGTCTCATTTGATACAGCTCAACTTCACTGGCTAAATTGTTAATTGTTTTTAACGGAGATGGTACCGCCTCAAAAAATGGCATTTCTAGAGGTCACTAGAAATGGTATCAGCCGAGACGGGTGGGTTACAACACCCACATCTATGAGTAAAGCTTTGATGAGGTCATGAAAGCTATCAATGGTGTTGACAAAGCGGTGGCTCCTAGAAACACTGCACCGATGACTGGATGCCGGTGATAACATGGGGCATAGGTGCTCTAGTGTCTGTGTGCTCATCATCATGTACCAccaccagctgctgctgctgctggagctgAGCCATGTAACCGGCCACCAGACGAGGATTACGTCCGAGTGCGAATGATCGTCGGGCCTTGTAGAATGCGGTATACTTGAAAACCAGTTTGGCAAACATACTAACATATAGTGGGGAAACAATAAAATAAAGGCCCTTTGCTGAGAATGTAAGGTATGAAGTCTAGATTCCCTTAACCAATGTTTTTGCGTTCTCTTGCATCACCGGTAACTACTGCACTTGCATTAATACCAATGACTACCACGACTCCTGTCCACAGAAAGACTAGGAGGAGGTGCCCCCACTCAGCGTCATAGCAATTAACTTGGCCGCGTAAAGCGTGGATGAGGTCATGAACACCATCAACGGTGGTGACAATAATGGAAACGATGGGGAGGAACAGAGTAGCGGCTGCCAGAAAGAGTCCACCGATCACTAGATGCCGGCGGTACCGTGGCGCGTAGGCGCCTACAATCACCACCAATCCCATCAAGATGGTGTTCAGCGACATGAGCAAGCTCGCTTGGTACGTTTTCCTTGACATGCCACTCCCACTATCATAGACCGGCAATACTTGCTTGACGATGTCGCCACAAACGTCATCGACCATAGTGTACCCCGCAGAGCCGGCTGTCCAAAACCGATCATGTAATATGAGTCAGTGTATAAGTAAGGTCTCATTTGATACAACTTAACTTCACTGGCTAAATTGTTAATCATTTTTTTAATGGAGACGGtaccgcctctaaaaatggcaTTTCTAGAGGTCACTAAAAATGGTATCAGCCGAGACGGGTGGGTTATAACACCCACCTCTCTGAGTAAAGCTTTGATGAGGTCATGAAAGCTATCAATGATGCTGACAAAGCGGTGGCTCCTAGAAACATTGCAACGATGACCGGATGCCGGTGATACCACAGCGCCTACCTATAACCACCACCACTCCCGTCAAGATGACCTTCAACACTCAATCATTACAGGGCTTATGTTGTTTGTCATATCTACATTGTTTTGCATTTAGAATTAAACATCTATTTTTAATTCTGTTTGCACCATTAAATTCATTATGACGAGATCTATAAAAATAGATATATGTTGATATGTTTCGAAAGAATTTACGTGATGATAAAGTTTTGCACATAGGAGCCTTTCAATTTCAATTTAAAATGCTAGTATAAAGTTCCTGAATTTAAAATGTAATACTTGAAATACAAAATTTTAAATGTGCTCGTAGAAAGTTTCTGAATTTTTGAAATTACAAGGTTTTAAATCTTAAATTATAAAGTTTTAAATGTGCTAGTATAAAGTTTCTGAATTTAAAATATAAGTTTGGAATTACAAAGTTTTTAAAGCTTGGAATACAAAGTTTTAAATGTGCTATTATGAATTTTccaaattttaaaaataaaatttaaaattacAAAGTTCTATATCTTAAAGTAAAAGGTTTAATGTATGCTAGTAAAAGTTCCTAAATTTAAATTGTAAAATTTGAAATTACAATATTCAAAGTTTAAAAAACAAAGTTTTAAATATGCTAGTATAAAGTTTgtaaattttaaaaataaaatttgaaattacaaagttttaaatcttaaaTCTCTATCTCTGTCTGTACAACTAAAACATACGAATTGTCAATAACACTAAAACGACCCTGCGATCCTTGACTAGCCGGCAGAAAAAAAAATTCCCATCAATCCCGCCAGTCCGGTCTCCCCCTCCCCCGTGACCCCTCGcctgaaaggaaaaaaaaaaaaaatcaccgtCAATCGTGCATGCGAAACCGCCTCGACGCCACAGGGACGCGCCGCCTGCTCTCTGTGCATCTTGCAATCCGAATTCGATCCGCTCACCTTTCCTCCGCGACCGCGCAAATCGACTGCCTCCGCCGCTCCCTCGAGACACTCAACCTGCCCCCGCTTCTGACGAACGCGAAGCAACAAAACGGATACTGCGATCTAAGTCGTCAAATTAAGCCGCCTCGCCTCGCTCCTGCTGCGCATCTCACCATAGACGCGCCCTGTACACGAGGTCATCGCTCACTCATTGCCACGACGAAAGGGCCAACGCCCTCACCTCGCCGCAACCACGCCGCCCTACTGTGACGAAACGTGGTGTCAGGGCGGCAAGGAGTGCGCCGAGGCAAAACCTTGCTGCAACTGGTGGCGAGCAGAATCTGTGAAGTCATCCGGCAACAAGCAGGTCATCACCAGATTCTCACACCAGTAACAGGTACGTTGGGCCATGCTCCTAAGATCGTTGGCCATTCTGATGCATCCAGCTTTCCATGACCTTCCCAATTATGTGAGTTGTTGTGGATCCGGTGAGCCCAAAAATTAGCTCTGACGACTCCTTCCTAATTTTTCTGGCCATAGATATCAGAGGTAAGAGTTCCAACACAAATAACATCCTGGAAAATAGTTCATTCACAATGCAAGATAAAAGCATCTAGATCAGATAGATTAGTGTATGTGCATGAATAGTTTTCCATATGTTTGTGGACTAAATGGTCGCACGATGAGAACCAGTTTTGTCAGCAAGGTATTAGTATGTGGAACCAAAGATCACAACAgtcagtgtttttttttttttcgaaaacGTGCGCTGCACGTGTTGCTTTAAAGGAAAGCAAATAAAGGGTGCTGACAACAAATAAAGGGTGTATGGCGGGAAACTAGCTAGCCCTCGAATTTGGTGTATGGCGGGAAGACAAATTAACATAGATAGGCAAATAATATATAGCACATACCAAGGgtggaaaaaggaaaaccaaagGTGCCACCACACCCAACAATTCTTCAGTAGATAGAGTTACATGTTCGGTTAGCGAATCCCTCTTTCTTCTTCAGCAGCTGCGACTGCAGCAACGTCTAGCCTACCGGTGATCCCGGCGTGCGCGAGCATTGCCCAGAGGAGGGTGATCAGCTCGCCGCCTTGCGAAATGGCCTCCGCATGCGCTTCCAAGTTCTCCGATGGAGCGACGTACAGGATCATCTCCACCCAGAAGCGGGCCAGCTTCTCCCATCCCATGGCCGAGTCCTCCACCAGTTCTTTCCCGAGCCTAGCGCCATTCCTAAGGACCTCATGGATGGAGTCGTCTGCACTCAGCACTCGGATGAGCTGATCGTGGTAATAATACAGGTCTACTCCCTGCACCTTGTCTAGGAGACGGTCGGCGTCTTTCTTCACCTGATCATACAGCTTGCGACACCATTCAGCATCGTCAGGGAGCAGCTCAGGGCGGCTGGTCACCAAGTACGCGCAGTAGCGTGACAGGTGAGTGGCCACAGTCTTGTGGTCCGACGGCTGTGGGAGCTGGCTCACCTCAAACACACTTGTGGCGATATGCCAGACGAGTATGGTGTAACCTGGTTGTCTGCCACTGCAACCATATAGTGAGAGAGGAACCGGAGATGACGGTGGTCGAATGCACTGCAGATATATAAAACAGTTCAAACAGTTGTTTGACTTGAAATTAAAATCTGCAACGCAAATAATAAGAAGATCGTACATACCCAGACAGCTCCATCGTCGACCTGCTCAGTGGTAAAGCTCTCTCCTTTGAGTGTTTCGAAGATGGCGGCCTTCACAATCTTTGgtaccttcaccttcttccctCTGTCTAGTAAACGTAGGAGCCGGCGTAGAAGAAGTGGGATTTTCCTTCGGCGAAGCACAAGCATTGAACACTGTTTCATCCTGTCGTCCCAATTGTTCACCAGCTTGCATCTGCGATACTTCAACAGGGAGCCAATGCATTTCTGCACAACACGGGATCGCTGCCACCAAGCCTGATTGACATGGTGGCAAATGAGGGCTACTTTAGTCCAGTTGGAACAGATGTAGGAAACAATCTCTCTCGTCTCTGCAAGCACAAGCACTGCAATGGCTAGGAATAATGGAACTGCGTCAAAATACCAACGTCCGAAGGTAACCAATTCGTAAAAGCTGCTATCATATTGACAGCCGTTCGTTGTCAACGTTAGGAAACAGTATATCTGTCCAGGAACGTATGAGTATATTGATCCCTGTGACTGTGACATTTCCACAACCAGATATAAACAGTTACCGATGCTCCAGAGTGAAAGAGCGACGCCGAAGGCAGGAAGCAGAGGATGGGAATAGTAGGTTGGCAGGGATGAATAGTAATAATCATTGATGAAAGAAAGCTCATCCCTAATTATCCCAAACACTCTCTCATAATCATCGCCCCGGAGCAATGTCTCCCTGAAAAACTTGCTGGTTTTGATGAAGCCGGCCTCGGAAACCGTGTACTTTGTGAACCGACATCGTAGTAGTTTGAACAAGGCGAATGAAAAACACAAATCTCTGGGTCGCCGTGCCTGCGGCTTTGAGGTCTGATGGAGACTGTCCATGTCCTCATCCAACCCCCAAACTCGGTCCAGTGTCACCAGCCTGCTGTCTGCCCTCCTCCTCGCGGCCGTATCTCTATCACCATGTTGGTTATTGCTGGGCATTTGTTGTTTTAAGCTGTAACCTTGCGGCTGCTGCTCCACCTGCACTGTATCCTCTCCTATAACTACAAGAGCAGGGCAGGTGGGActgggaggagctgctgctgtgtcctcatcatcatgttcatggACGACCATCGGCTGCTGGACCTGAAACTGATGAGCCATGTAGCCGGCGATCAGACGAGGACTGCGTCCGAGTGCAAAAGATCGCCGCGCCATGTAAAACGCGGCGTACTTGAAGAGAAGTTTAGCAAACATAATAACAAATAGCTGAACAAGAGTAGTCGTCGGGTAAAGTGTTGAGAATGTGAGGTATGCACTCCAGCTTGCTTTAACCAACAGTACAATAGGCGGGGCAACGCTTCTACCTTCTCTTGCATCAGCAGCAACTACTGCACTTGTATTGATACCTATGACTACCACAACTCCTGTCCACAGAAACACTAGGCTGAGGTGCAACGTATCAGAGCACGAAACTTCTTGGAGAGCATATTCGATAAGGTCATGAACACTGTTAGTGGTGGTGACAATAATGGAGACGATGGGGAGGAACAAAGCGGTGGCTCCCAAAAAGGCTGCACCGATCACTGGATGTCGGCGATACCGCGGCGCGTAGGCGCCTATAACCACCACCACTCCCATCAAGATGGCGTTGAACAACATGAGCCCGCTCGCCCGGGACATTTTCTCTTTCATGTGAGGAGATATACTCTGTACCTTTTCGTAGTTGCCCAACAGGATAGTACAATTAGGATTATTACTCATGATCGTAGAGCCCTGATTCAATGAGCCGGCGGCGGCTATATATCAAGTCCGAGGATGTATATAACTGCAACAGCGTATATAACCGATTTATATGAGTCATAAAATTAAATGTCTATAAAACAATAGAATAAAATTATGTATTGAGGGTTGATATTTTATCCGTGTTTCATTTCACTTTTCATGACGTGGCAGTTTTAAAAATAACACTATGAAAAATGACCTTAGAAAACTTATCGAACTGTATGATGCCGCTAGTATAGCTAGGCAAAACAATCTAATCACTGCTTTTGGAATgacttcatcgtagaatcgaaacTTCCCATAGGAGcttattatatataaaaaaaaggagTGTTTAATTTCTAGCAAATTGCTCCTTATTACCGATCTACCCACATAACTATCTACTCCTTCTGTTCTAAATTACAAGTCGTTTTGGATTCTTTTAGGTATATCTCTTTTTCTTATATGCATCTAAAAATAGGTTATGTATACATATATCTAAAAAACTAGACAACTTACAATTTAGAAGGGAAAGAGTATCTATTTATTATTAATAATAAAGAGAGATTCATCTCCCACCGTGGTACCAAAGAAATGCCTGAAGATTCTTAAAAAAAAATAAGCAAAACTATTCATGCTTCAACTCCACTCCACCAACGTTTTGCATCATTCATATATTTCTTATGCATCGTTCATATACCAAATTTTTCCAAACCATTCTGCCTCGAAACAGATGCTTCCCAATTTGGGCTTCAGCAAGGACATCCTCTCGGCTTTGTTAGTAAACAGTCATTCGGACCTCGTTCCATCTACATATGAAAAAGGGCGTATGGCCATTCTTCTCGTTGTGGAGCAATGGCATTCCTATACCTATAGCTTGGAGAGTTCACGATCTTCACTCATCAAAAGGGTCTTGTGCACTTGAGTGAGCAAGGTTACATATAGTGTAGGAACATAAGGTTTTCACCAAATTGCTTGCTCTTCAATACAAAATTGTTTACAAGAAAGGCATTGTCGCGGGTCGGTAAccgcggcaagcattgttgttcgttgAGTGTCACTGAGTGTGGGCctctggtggctcgggtggactcaagaacacagagAAGACACGTCGATGTATCCTGGTTCAAGCTATCGGAGCCCTACGCCAGCAGTAGTGGTTCTTGTATTCTAGAGTACCCGAAACGGGGTGTTACAACAAGAAGTGTGAGAGAGATTTGGAGGGGGATCGCTCAGTGCTATCCTATGGCTCATCGGCAATGAGGTCGCTTCCCCCGTCGAAGGGGAAGAACACGGTGGGGAGGAGTATGCTCTTGGTGCAAAGTTTTTAGTCGAAAGGACGATCGAATGTAGTTGTCTGCAATTCGTCCTCCCCTCTCTAAGATCAAACCTCCCCTTATATTCTGAGGTAAGTCAGGGTAAAAGGCAGTTTGGGGTcaagtctatggtctacatgcgccggaGTCCAAGAGGGTGCTGTTGCGGCGCGGATGAACCTCGGCGTTGTCGTGGAGTCAGAGAGGCCTTGGGCAACGTCCAGCTGCTCTGTCCTGTCGCTCTGACCATCCGGGGCTGTCAGCTTGGACTGGCCTCCACAAGGTGAGCCTTCTCGAGGCTTCCTTGGTGGCGAAGGCGTCCAGCTTGAGGGGCTGACGAGCGTGCCCACtaggagcccctaagcccccagAGTCGGTGGAGGGATTTGTCCCTTTGTGTCACGCCGCACGCGTGACCTTGTCGGAGGAGTGGGCGACAACGCCGCCCCCGTTGGCCAAGGTGGTTTTGCTGAACAGCCCCGAGCCTCGGTTGCTCGGGGCACAGGGTCCTAGTCCAGCCCTTGGCTCGGACTGAAGGAGGATCTAAGGATCAAGCTTAGGCTACCATCGAGCAAGAGCCTGGAGCTCAGGAAAGCCCCCGAGTCCCGAGCAAAGGCCAATGATGGTGTGCTCGAGTTTCGGCCGATTCTTCGCCAAAGTTTAAAATAGCGGGCTATTGAAAATAGAGATAACTTTTTTTTCAGCAGCTATGCAGCTACAGCGGCGCTATGACAGATAgtgtttttataaaaaaaacatgaAAAACACCATTAATTGGTGCAGAAAAACATGGCAAATATGAAATTTGATGAACACAAATATGTTTCTAAGGTTCCACGAGTCTAGATAACATTACTAAATACCAATATGACATTAGAACATGGCTCATGAAAGTTTAATTGTGTAAAATACCAAATTAGTAGCAAATGATAACCGATAAGTAtgaaatactaattaaattgtcACTGTTGTAGTGCAATAGCGGCGCTATAGCAGTAAATAGCGGTGAAAATTGTCATAGCGGCAAAAATATGAATAGCTTAGCGGCGAGCCTCTCCTGCAGCTATAGTGACGCTATAGCCCACTATTTTAAACTTTGTTCTTCGCCGAAGGATATGTGCGAGTGTACCCAGGGTATATCCCCCGAGCCCCCGAATGATCCTAGAGGGATCTCGGTCGGGGGTCCTTCGGTCAGGAACTTGTCACCTAGGGACTTAACATATCCCTATGTTTTAGTCTCGTCAGGCATCGGCAATCGTGTGCCGATGCACGTTTAAAttcttgtcatgcatacactaggtaactTATATGGTAGGGTTGCTCTATTtattcactcttacccttggcaaacctacatggtttacaTTGCTTAGGAGCACGGCACGTAACTCATTTCAAATTAGCTTATCTTATATGTGTCAAAGTCCAAAATGTAGATGACTTAACCCccaaaatgattctcacattcaagTGGTGTCATCTTGCAAGTGGTATTTTGACCTTAAAAGTctatgtgcatgtctcctacaagtattctatgCTTGTATACACAAATATTAGCTAGGGGGAGGTTATTCTAAGTTGTAAAGTTTGAAATTAATGATTGCTTTAagattatcatgtgtgtagtagtctcattgcaagaaaaatggagtccccagagataAGCATCATGtcttcaaatggtatcaatccaATTGGAATTCTACATGTGGTATCCATTGATCGATGTCATTATGTTTGTTATTTAATTTGGTATCTTTTTATTAATTGTTATATCGATTAAACTTCCTTGTGCATTAATTTGCCGGTTATGCATATGAGCTTTGTCATCCACCATATGTATGCAAACACTTagagggagcttagtctatgtaatggagagtcaagttttgtgatcAATACCAATCCGCATATAAAGGGTCACAACATTTATCCCTTGTTCTATTAATGTCTTcctttcggtgtttgattccaaaggggggaaATTTGAACAACCAAAAGCAAGCCTAACCCATAACCAATACCAAAATCACAATTTGAAAATTTACAAGCATACAAATAGTATTCAATTGGTACAAGTGGTTTTGGTTAGGGGGAGTTTGTAATGAAAAAAATGGAAGACAATCCTATTTTGGGAGATCGTCCAAGAAAGGGCGGAAGTGGATTATAGAGTTAGGGTGGGGTAGGCTTAAGTCCATAATACCACACAGGGGGACAAATGGCAAAGGCAAGATGAGTACCATTTACTTCCTTCAAGTGATATCTTTTGGCATCATATGAtcttgcctttgcattgcatcctagcttgtAGATTATtgcattttaattttttttctataatttgcttgctttggcCGTGTTGTCAACAAACACAAAAAAGGGTGAGATTCTAAGAAAAATGGACCCAATTTGGATTgtagtgtttgatgatcaacttGACCATTTGGACTAACATTGTTTACTAGTATTTTTGGATATagttctgaaagcatctaggcccctagtgagtttcggtgattaatgacaacataagattattgtgactaacgtgtgttttgcagaggcaatttgagttaggtcacgataatggcGGTCAATGGTTTTCTTGCTCTTACG
The sequence above is drawn from the Miscanthus floridulus cultivar M001 chromosome 15, ASM1932011v1, whole genome shotgun sequence genome and encodes:
- the LOC136509189 gene encoding uncharacterized protein — protein: MSNNPNCTILLGNYEKVQSISPHMKEKMSRASGLMLFNAILMGVVVVIGAYAPRYRRHPVIGAAFLGATALFLPIVSIIVTTTNSVHDLIEYALQEVSCSDTLHLSLVFLWTGVVVVIGINTSAVVAADAREGRSVAPPIVLLVKASWSAYLTFSTLYPTTTLVQLFVIMFAKLLFKYAAFYMARRSFALGRSPRLIAGYMAHQFQVQQPMVVHEHDDEDTAAAPPSPTCPALVVIGEDTVQVEQQPQGYSLKQQMPSNNQHGDRDTAARRRADSRLVTLDRVWGLDEDMDSLHQTSKPQARRPRDLCFSFALFKLLRCRFTKYTVSEAGFIKTSKFFRETLLRGDDYERVFGIIRDELSFINDYYYSSLPTYYSHPLLPAFGVALSLWSIGNCLYLVVEMSQSQGSIYSYVPGQIYCFLTLTTNGCQYDSSFYELVTFGRWYFDAVPLFLAIAVLVLAETREIVSYICSNWTKVALICHHVNQAWWQRSRVVQKCIGSLLKYRRCKLVNNWDDRMKQCSMLVLRRRKIPLLLRRLLRLLDRGKKVKVPKIVKAAIFETLKGESFTTEQVDDGAVWCIRPPSSPVPLSLYGCSGRQPGYTILVWHIATSVFEVSQLPQPSDHKTVATHLSRYCAYLVTSRPELLPDDAEWCRKLYDQVKKDADRLLDKVQGVDLYYYHDQLIRVLSADDSIHEVLRNGARLGKELVEDSAMGWEKLARFWVEMILYVAPSENLEAHAEAISQGGELITLLWAMLAHAGITGRLDVAAVAAAEEERGIR